The proteins below are encoded in one region of Oncorhynchus clarkii lewisi isolate Uvic-CL-2024 chromosome 33, UVic_Ocla_1.0, whole genome shotgun sequence:
- the LOC139392867 gene encoding von Hippel-Lindau disease tumor suppressor-like translates to MEEQEVVSGENKALRSLNADVETHVNFINQSKQSARAWWLDYSGHPVSYGDIRTDGLLRMDTFLTHPWVFRASRNGAKLLANQQDVYMPTAATEYEEDGKPKFLNVVIATPVYSLQECCLMLIRNLVEEEDYGRLDIPESLKTDLRQQPDLLKELGLINRLRIGVLT, encoded by the exons ATGGAGGAGCAGGAAGTAGTGAGCGGGGAAAATAAAGCTCTCCGGTCTCTAAATGCTGATGTCGAAACCCACGTTAATTTTATTAATCAGTCGAAACAAAGCGCCCGAGCATGGTGGTTGGATTATTCCGGACATCCAGTTTCTTATGGCGATATACGAACGGACGGGTTGTTACGTATGGATACTTTTCTGA CGCATCCATGGGTTTTCAGAGCCTCTCGAAATGGGGCGAAACTTTTAGCTAATCAGCAAGATGTTTATATGCCAACAGCTGCCACCGAATATGAAGAGGATGGTAAACCCAAGTTTCTGAATGTTGTCATAGCTACCCCAG tgtACTCTCTGCAGGAGTGTTGTCTGATGCTAATCCGTAATCTGGTAGAAGAGGAGGACTACGGCAGACTGGACATCCCCGAGTCACTGAAGACTGACCTCAGACAACAGCCTGACTTACTGAAGGAGCTGGGACTCATCAACCGTCTCAGAATAGGAGTGTTGACCTAG